tgagctcggagcgcggctagaggctggggatacgggagtgattgggtgctgtcctctgggggcgcactgaggagtggggccccaggctctcggctcctccgggccggagactgggaggccgccattttcattcccgtcctccggaactctacggaaagcgatcagggaacagaagctcccaaaagcgaacctgagccgattacttagtccggccgccggtaagggcggtgcaatcccgcctcgggcaaagacacttgagagtcactacaacaggcccctcccccagaagatcaacaaaatatccagccagaacgaagttcatctatcaaggagaaagcagattcaattcctaagacagcagagcaattccagaggaggagaaagcaaagcacggaactcatggctttctccccatgattctttagtcttgcggctacttcaatttttttttcttttttcaatttttttttttcaatttttttttcttttttcttttttcttcttctgctaaattttttaaaacttttacccttttcttttttaacattttttgactagtatctaaatatatatattttttctttcttttttgtatttttttatttgttttattttttaaatttttttctttctttttttttttttcttttttttccacaagctgttttatcccctttctcccccccacaatttggggtctcttctgatttggttacagcgcatttttccggggtctttgccacccttttagtagtttatttgctccttcaaaCACATGGGGTAAAGTCCATCTTGGCATTTGTCGCCGTCCCAGAGGGAGCCCTAAGACCTGGCCCCTCACCACTTCCTGCTGCCTCCGCTGGCTCACGTTTGACCCCAAGATTTGTTCTCTCTTCCCCAGGGGTGAAGCGACAACTCCTTCTAACTGCAACGCGGACAGAAGCAGTAGGGAAAACTACGGCGACACCATGACCTCGGGAGCCCGTGGGCTCAGCCCAGGTAGTCCCCTTCCACTTTTCTGGATGATCCCTGGAATTGCGGGGATGCCTCCAGCTGAGTTCACCTGCAGAGGAATCGGTCCCTTGAAGAGCTTCCTTGAGCCCCCAAGAGAGGTCAAGGGGAGTCCCCAGCCCAGAAGTCTGTAGGGATATCTCCCTCTTGTCTTCTGAGGGTCATGGCTGAGGTGCttacttcctcccttcccctgctgcccATCAAATCCATCAATGACCCAGAAGTGAGGCCAGGACAGCCCACAGAGATGAGGGGGAcagcagagggcagggaaggggaaaaaacataTCCTGAGGTGGGGCAAGGGGGTAGATCAGCAATCTTGGAACCTGCTCCTGCCCTCTTGCCCTGTCCAAGCCTCCAGCATGGCTCAGGATGACTGTGGGGCTTTACGAGAGAGGCCATTTCCTTTAGCTCTCCCCTGCCGCCAGCCTGATTGCTCTGTGAGGGTCAGTGGGCCACAACCTGGACCCCAGTCTTGTCTTTGCCACCTCCCTGCTGTGTGATCTGGAGTGCCTCACCTaaccttacctgtaaaatgagtgTTTCCTTATGTGGTTATGAGGATCAAATAgaatgtgtttatgtgtttggGCCAGGGCCTGCTACACAGTGTGTCCTCACTACGTATTGTTGCTGTCCCCTGTCCCTGGAACCTCTTAGTTCCAGGTAAAACCTCCCCTCCCCTAGCAACTCCAGTCCCCCATGGCTATGTTAGGGCACTTGTCCTGCTAAGCACCTGCTTATCAGAATGCAAGCGGGGCAAGAACTGAATCTATTGATCTCAATACCCTGCCTAGACCTGCTCTCATCTATTTCCCCACCCTTGGGTCCATAAATGTACCATTTCGCTCTGGGGTTTCCCTCCAGCTAAGACCtagtttcctctctccctttgagaagcaggaaaaagaaaaccctaaaagccttttttttttttttttttttttccatctagagAGTGAACGTTTTCTTGAGGTGGTCATTGAGACTTTCTGGAACATAGTGACGCGTGAGCGACTATACCTACTGCTGAGTGACCATGAATCCTGGGAGAGATTTGTGGCTGAGGCCACTTTGTCCAGGTACCCCCCGTCCCCTGCACAGATGCCCCTGGATGGTCTCCCAGCTCTCTGTGGGGCAGTGTCCTGGAGTTGGAGTTCAGCATGTTCCTTCTTGACAATCCATGAGGAACATGTCTTCCACGACATTTGTTGGCAGTGAATGGCCTCGGATTGAGGAGTGGTGAAACCTCCAGAGGGCAGGTTATGTGACCATGGGCCTTACCCTAAAGCTGACCCTTCTCTGCCTTGATCTGTTCATCTGTTCAATTTTATCATGAGGAAGTGCAGATAACGCACAGAAGGTCCCTAGCATAGTGATGACACACAGTAGGACTCCATTAGTGTTAGCTCATTAGAGGATTGCCGAGAATAGACGGGGGTAAGGGTCTTTCTCCTGGAGATGAGGGCCAAGCACAACTTCCCCTGGGACCAGTCACAAGAACACTGACACCTCAGTCTGTGGCCCTGGGGATTCGGACTAGAGCCTTCCCTCCCCATCTGAGCAGTTCCATGAACATGCAGGATCCTGCGGGCCCATGAGGTGGAGAGGCTGGAGTGCAATTGGACTGAGCTGGTTGGATCCTGACTCTCTCCCTGCATAGCCCTGGAGCTCTCTGGGTCTGTGTGTCTGGGAGTGTCAGATTGGGCATTTGTTGCATGGGAACAGTAACTCAATCTGAGAAGATTGTGGCCAGGGCCTTAGTGTGAATTGCGAGGTCAAAGGGGGAGAACCTAGGCATCCTGTCCAAGGTCCCAGGAGGCTTGGACCAGGGCCAGAGCCAGTGGTCACAATTGACAAGAGGGCCAAGGCATCTAGGCTTGGGCAGCAGATCTGCGACTGAGTGAAGCTCTAGGGCATAAACTTGAGGAGACCAGGGACCTAGCAGAGGCCctgtgagagggagaggggacatttcttcccttccttctttgatCTCCTCACCCCTGGGCATGCCAGGCCATGGGGCAAGGTTTCCTCTCTACCTTGCCTGGGAGCTGGGTGGGTCTTATCTAGCATTTGGAAACCCCTATCTTCTACACAGAGCAGCCCCGGACCAATAGGAGGCAGTGTGACTCTGTGACAACTTCCAGTTCTACAGGGGCAGCTGCCAACTGGGTACCCTTTGAGGGATTCTGAGCCTCAGAAATTCCCACCAAAGAGGAATCTACTTTCTCCACTAGCTTACCCAAATCTAGATCATTTCCAGCCTACTGGTTCAAAGAGAAGGTTCACAAAGTCTCCTGTATCTTTAAGAGATGTCATAGAGTTGCACATGGCGTTGGTGTACATGCATGCAAAGCTGTGACCAGCTAAGGTGTTATTTAGACTGTGACACCTGTGAGGTTGGCGGaactgggtggtgggtggggaatcCATGACATGAGCTGGAAAGTCTGAGGAGAACCAGGGTAGTGGGTGTCATGGCTCTCAGTCAGTTGGGGCAGTGGCTGGGCCCCGTCAGTGGACAGCAGGCTTGGGAGAGACAGCAGCTGCCAAGCAAAAAGGTGATTAAGGACCCTTCTTGCTGTGAGATCTTGTTTTCTCAAACTCCAGGTACCCAGAGTTAGCCAACTGCAAAGTCTGAGGGCACAATCCCTAAGACTGTCCCTATTTTTGTCACCAACTGCAAATTGGGTTGGGGGGTCCCCAAAACTCCCTGAGATTGGATGATTCCCCGGAAGCACTCACAGAGCTCCCCGAGAGCTGTCCCCTCAGTTATGCCGTGTGACAGGGGAGGATACAGGTTCCCAtcagccaaggagagagacaatTGGGGCAGAGTCTGGGAGGGTTTCCAGTGCAAAGCTTCCATCGTCCTCAGGAGGTCTTACTGTCCTGTATCCATGTGTGACAGCGCACGGGGAGCATGGCCGCCAGGGATGCTCACACTGTGCAAGTGAGCAGTTACTGTGACACTTACTACAATGGGCAAGAAGACTCAATTCAAGCCATAGGCGTCAAGAGTGATGTCACAGGGGAGAGAGATTGGGCTCATCTTGGAACAGAGTGAAGACCGGTAGGGATTTCTAGCcgaggagcagggcaggggcaggggatgggaaatCAGCAAGAGGAGACATCAAAGCGGAGGGATTCTTGCTCACCTGACCCAACAGGGTTCTTCCTGAAGGGAGGTCAAGGACTTCCGCATCAAAGGTGGAATTTGATCAGATGTCAATGGTGATGAGATATCGAGAGTGTGTGGGTTGTTACTATGCTGTCTTAACACGCCTCTTGCTAAGACTGGGTATGAGTCTGTTAAGATCAGAGCCCAGAAGACCAAGGTCAGGACCTAGTCAAAGGAGAGTCAGAAGGGCCTGAATTACGTGTGGTCCAGGAGAGAGTTTTTTTCAACCAGAGCCTCAGAGTAGAGAGTTTTGCTGGGGCTCAGTCACATCTGCCTGCATGGCTGACCTGTCGCCTTCCACTCCCCCGGGAGGCCAGTTTCTAGGTCCTCCGTGGTCAGAACTGACAGCTCATGACCCAAAGGCTCCATCATTCTAGTCAGGCTGTCCCGAGGTCAAAGGCCCAAGCAACGGAAGACAGTCGTATTGTTCTAGGACCCTTGACATCTTAGGTGGGGCCTAGTGCTCCCTTCCCAGTGCCCAGGGCGAGAGCTGACCTCTGTGGGTAGGTTCATCCCTCAGCACACAGAGGTATCTCTGAACAAAGGTTTTCCCACTCCAACCGCACTTCCCCTTCTTCATCTGCAGAGTTCCCAGTCTGCAGACACTGTGGTACTGACTGTGGGGCCCTGTCCTTGACTGCGAGGCCGTCTTCCTCCAATAGCCACTATTTAAGAGCCTCCGAGGATGACACGGACTTATTTACTCCCCGACTGGTGTGTGTTATGGAGCATGAGCAGTGTACGGAACGTGTGTAACATTGCGGGAAGGATTCTTTGCATTTGTAACATTCTTTTCCATTTGGTTTGCAGTCAAAGTTCTGTGGTGTATGTAGGTTAGAGCAAATGgagcccattttccagataagctTCTCCTAATCCCTTGACCTTCCCTGTTACAGGGAGGAGGCAGAAGTCCTACGTGAAGGTCTGAACGAGCTGCAAAGAACCATGGATCTGGAGGCTGAAGAGCACCTGGCTAGGAAGAGGTTTCTGAACATGTTTCCCGAGTTGAAACTCAAGATTGAGAAGCACATAAGAAAGCTCAAACAGCTCGCAGATGAGGTGGACAGGGTACACAGGGGCTGCACCATCGCCAACGTAGCATCCGGCTCTGCTGGGGCAGCGTCCCGTGTCCTGAGCATCCTCGGTCTTGTTCTGGCGCCTTATGCAGCAGTGCCCTGTCTGGCAGCGTCAGCGTTTGCAACCGCGCTGGGAGCAGCATCGTCTGTGACCGGATTGTGCACCAGCATTGTGGAAAATTTCAGAGAGTTTTCCGCCATCTACGAATCGAATCACCCGATATCAAGTGATACTGATGAAGTCGAGGTATTTCTAAGGTTTCTGTATCGCCACATAGACTCTAATCTTTCCTTAATAACTGAGTTACATAGACACCCAAATGACCTTGCACATAGAGTTAATGTCATCAGGGCAGCCAGGGGGAACCCTGAGCTGGCTGTCCAGGCCCAGCTGTTCACAAGAGGTTTGCCTGTCTCAGGTCGAACTGCCAGGCGGGTGCAGAACACTTTTCAAGGCACTGCTCTGGCAATGACCAGAGGAGCCCGGATCACTGGTGGGgttttctcagttttctcttttgcatCAGATGTGTATGATCTTGTGAGACACTCAAGGCACTTGCAAGAGGGAGCAAAGGCAGAGTCCGCTGAAGTCATGAGGCAGCGAGCCCAGGAGCTGGAGAGCAAGTTGGAGAAGCTCACCGAGTTCTATGAACGTCTGAGGGAGAGCCCGCTTCCGTGATCCCCGAGCAGGGCGGGGAGCAGGGACATGTGTGGGACAATGACATGGAGGTGCCTTATTAGAGGGGGGAAAATTGCCAACTAAAGCTTTTGTGTTGGGGTGTTGAGATGGGGTGTTGAGGAATTAGGCATTTCTGAAGCTGAGCCAGTGAGGGAAGGGTTAATgcagggtgggcagggggagtcAAGGAGGGGAAGGAACAAGGAACCTGGAATAAGGAAGGAGGGGACAGACAGTGAGGGGAAGGGCTAAACGGGACACAGGGGACATGGGTCAAGAGACGGGTGGAGGAACAAGTAATGGGAAGGCCAGAAATAATAAAGTTAGAATTGTTGGAATGTGTGAGAAGAGGACGGATTTGATTTTGTCGTCTTCATACTTAGTTCTGAGCCTTCCTGAAGTTGACAAATGCTGTTCAGGGTAGGAT
This DNA window, taken from Meles meles chromosome 7, mMelMel3.1 paternal haplotype, whole genome shotgun sequence, encodes the following:
- the LOC123946288 gene encoding apolipoprotein L3-like, which encodes MTSGARGLSPESERFLEVVIETFWNIVTRERLYLLLSDHESWERFVAEATLSREEAEVLREGLNELQRTMDLEAEEHLARKRFLNMFPELKLKIEKHIRKLKQLADEVDRVHRGCTIANVASGSAGAASRVLSILGLVLAPYAAVPCLAASAFATALGAASSVTGLCTSIVENFREFSAIYESNHPISSDTDEVEVFLRFLYRHIDSNLSLITELHRHPNDLAHRVNVIRAARGNPELAVQAQLFTRGLPVSGRTARRVQNTFQGTALAMTRGARITGGVFSVFSFASDVYDLVRHSRHLQEGAKAESAEVMRQRAQELESKLEKLTEFYERLRESPLP